The Deltaproteobacteria bacterium sequence AACCACAAAATCTGTATGCCACGAATGCAACAGTATTGGGGGGTATCATTGCTGATACCTTTATTTGTATTGGCGGGGTGTGTTTATGATCCTGACGACCCTTGCGGTGAAGGTTTAGAACTTAAAGATAGCGTCTGCGTTTGCCAACCAAACCACATTCCTGAAGAGGTTGGTCGTTGCATACCTTGCGGTGAATTTGAACAAGCCTTTAGCGATACCTGCGAATGTATTGAAGGCTATTTACGCAATAGTGAAGGCGTATGTGTTGTTAGTAAACAAGGCAAACCATGCAGTGCTACAGAACCATGTGATGATACAATTTTTACTTATTGCCATTTGCTTGATGGTGGCAATGTTGGTTATTGCACCACACAAGGTTGTAGCAGCAATAATGACTGTTTAGGTAAATATACTTGTGAAACAAGAGTATCGCCTCAATACTGTATGAGACCAGCAACAGGATTAGGTAAGGCCTGCGATGGTCCTGATGGTTGTGCACAATATGAAGCTTGGAGTTGTGATTATTTTTTCGCCCATACCTGTCAAGTAGCTGCTTGTGATTTAGATGATATACTTGATTGTCCTCGCGGTTATGCCTGTTGTAGCTGGCCAAAACTTGTTGGAAATACTTATTTAAGTGCCGGTGGTACTAGAGGGATACCTACAAATTATTGTTACCCAGAATCGGCGATTAACGATAACGTTGACTTAGGCGCTGAATGTGGCGCTGTAAATAAATGAAAGGTTGAAGTCACCCCATGAAAACTACAAAGCTATTATCGTGCTTTGCATCTTTATTGGTGGCGGGCTTCGTTAATTTCGCCTTTAGCGATGGTGCAAATGCACAGGAAGACTCAGCTACTGGAAATGATGATGAAACGACATTATCAGAACCAGTTGATGAGCCAGTTGCAGAGCCAATTGCCACTGCTTCTGCTACAAAGAAAACCACAGATGCGGATGCCGCAGCAGCGGCTGCAGTTGCTACTGCAATGTTGGATACCTATCAGCCTATTACTGAAAAGCACTTAAGCATTTATGGCTTTGCTGATTTTACCTATCTTGATTGGTTTAAGATGCCGACGGATTTTAGGGGAAAGCAGTTAGCAGCATATCCAACTTTTACGGTTGGTCATTTAAATGTTTATTTTGATGCAACTTTGGCACGACGCTGGCGTGCTCTTGCCGAAGTTCAATTTTTATATTTACCACACGGCAGTGATCGCGAAGATGTCGAAGAAGATGATTATCCGCGTTATAACAATGAAGTCTTTGATTATAATGAACCTGGCAAAGATGTTACCTGGAGCGGTATTTCCGTTGAACGTGTTTGGCTTGAATATCAAATAAGTGATTTGCTTAATATTAGAGCAGGGCAATTCCCCACACCAATTGGTATTTGGAACGTCGATCATAGTTCTTTGGTTATTATTAATGCATTTGCTCCGTATTTAATCCGTGCTGGTTTTTTTCCGCAAACCCAAACCGGCTTAGAATTATATGGCACCAAAGGCCTGGGCGATTTTTTGCTGGGCTATAACTTAACGGTTTCTAATGGTCGCGGGCCTATTGATACTTGGCGTGACCTTGATGAAAATAAAGCAGTTGGTGGTAGGTTATATGGTCGAACTCGCCTTTTGGGTGAGCTAACATTAGGGGTATCGTTTTACAAAGGCCAATATACTGATCGCGATGCGCCAGAAACGCAAATGCAAGGTGATAAAATAGTATCTTTAATTCCTATTCTTGAACAATACGACGAATTTACGATAGCTGCTGATCTTAAGTGGGAATATAAAGGAATACTTTTGCAAAGCGAAGCTATCTGGAATGAGCGCGCTTATACAAAACATGGCCGTCCTAACGGCAAAGGGTTTCAAGCTGGCATATTCCCACGAGATGGCCGTATGTTGAGTTATTATGCTGTAGCTGGCTATCGCTTACCATGGCTACCACTTATGCCGTTTTATTCGTGGGAGCGTTATTTTGGTGGTTATGTATATGCTGGTTCAGGCTACAATAGCATTATCATTCATAATCTAGGCTTAAATTATCGTATGCTACCTAACGCGGTTGCCAAAGTAGTATATGCAAACCATCATTTTGTTATGGATGATGGTAGCAATGAAGGTAGGCACGATGGCATTGAAATTCAACTTGCCTGGGGCTTCTAAGGAAAGGACAAGCACTAATGAAAACGCGGAGTCACGCTATGATTGCGTTATTAAGTGCTCTGTTAGCAATTCTGCCGTTAGGTGTAGAAGCTAAGGCTGCCGAAAGTGCAAATGTGTTAGTAATAGTTGTTGGTAAAGATTCGCTACTTACCAACATACCGTTTAACCAATTGCGCCGTTTATTCATGGCTGAAATTTCAGAAATTGATGGACAAAGGATGTTACCTTTTAATTACGAACCAGGTAATGATATTAGAGTCGTCTTCGATAAAATGGTTCTTAAGATGGACCCTGATGCAGTTGGGCGCTATTGGGTTGATCGGTTAATTCGTGGCCAAGGAAAAGCTCCACCGATTGTACGTTCTCCTGAACTTGCCTGTGCGGTTGTTGGTAAACTTAAAGGTGCAATTGTTTACCTACCAATAGATAAGGTAAATGATAGTGTGCGTGTTATTAGCGTTAATGGCAAAATGCCTAAGGATCAGGGGTATCCTTTACGTTAGCTAATAACTAAGCATCCTTACCCAGCAAGGGGTAGCGCTATTGTTGTTGGTACGCTACAAAGCAGAGGTATGGCAATCATACCTCTTGCTTTAACACCTGGTGACGTTATCAGTGTTATCGCCCCTAGTGGCTGTTTTGACCATGATGCTTTCACATCTGGAATAGAAATTCTCAGGCAAGCTGGTTTTCAAACACGTTATAATCAAGATATATTTGTATCACAGCAATATCTTGCTGGTAGTGATAGTAGACGTATTAATGAATTAAAAGCAGCATTAAATGAACCAGATATCAAAGCTATATGGGTTGCTAGAGGCGGTTATGGAGCTACACGAATAATACCCCATATTTCAATAAATCAAATTGTAACTTCACCACGTTGGCTAATTGGTTTTTCTGACACGACTGCTTTACATTCTATATGGTCGCAAGCCAATATCGTATCTATACACGGTGCTAATATTACTACGTTAAAAACCTGGGATGAAAAAGCACGCCAAGAATTATTTCAATTGTTGAGTTGTCCCAAGCCCATAATCTATCAGGGAGAAGTTATATCTGGTGGGCCAAGTTTTGTAAGAGGACGTTTATTAGGTGGTAATCTTACTGTTCTTGCAGCGATGAGTGGTACAGGCGTATATGCAAATTTAGATGATTTTATTTTGATGATTGAAGATATTGGTGAACGACCCTATCGTCTTGATCGTAGTCTAACACAATTGCGATATTCTGGAGTGCTAAGTAAAGTTCGCGGTGTAGCTGTGGGGCAACTTACTAATTGTTGTGATCCAGGTAACGATAAAAATTCTGCATTACAAGCCATACTTAGTGCCTTAACAGATATGCATTTACCTATTCTTGCGGGGCTGCCTTTTGGTCATGAACCGAGCGCGCGTGCGGTATTGCTTGGGGCACAAGCAGAATTAAATACACAAAACGCCACGCTAACGGTGCAGCCATGAACGTAATGCAACAGCCTGAACCAACTGTTCCTGATATCGATCGTAGCATTCAAACAGGCATTTATAATAAAACTTTTTCTGCTGCAGCATGTATTGCTAGTGTGGGTAGCACAATTTTTCATCGTAGTGTGTACGGTTTAGTGTCACAACCACCACCTGTACGCCGTAGCGATTATAATTTATTATTTGACCTTGGAGGATTAACTCAAGTTTTAGGCGCTGGATTAGCAGCACTATACCTTATTAGCAAAAACCGTTTAGATTTAGATATTCCACTTGATCGTACCATACCTGAGTTTAAACATAGTCGTTTTAGCAAAATAACAGTTTCGATGCTGTTAGAACATTGTGCCGGATTTCCTTCGAGCAATGACCTATCAAATTATTTGCGCAAGCTCGATAATCGTCGTCCACCAGATAAACGTATTATTGGTACAAGTGCTGCTTTAGCGGAGCTTAAGCGGGTAGTCCCACAATTAAAATTATCATTTACACCTGGTAGTATGGTTACGGAGTCAGCGGTTAATAGCATGGTGCTTGGGTGGATCATTGAAGCGGTTACCGGAAAACCGCTTGATATCTTTTTAGAACGTGAAATATTTAAACCTCTAGGGATTGCTGACCAAATATTTTTTGTGCGCCTATATGAAACTCATCATCCAATGCTTAGTGCTAAAAGGGTTTTTGCTGCGGGTGAGCAATGTCCATGGCGTAACAAATTGCTTCAAGGTGAAGTTAGTGATGCTACAGCATGGATAGCGGGTGGCGTTGCCGGTCATGCTGGGCTTTTTGGCACAATTGATGCGGTATGGACTATTATCGATGCATTACAGCAAAGTTATCATGGTACGGGGCGCTTTTTTTTAGGTGGTGCAGTAAAACGTTTTTGGACTCGTTCAAAACGTTTAGCTTCTGCTACTCGCGCCTTAGCTTGGGATACCACAACTGTTAATAATCCCAAGGCAGGCAAACGGTTTTCTCAATCATCAGTTGGGCAAGTTGATCCATTAACTGGAGCGATTTGGATTGATCTAGCAAGTAAAATATCGGGAGTTTTCCTTGCTAATGGCAATCATCCTCGCGCAACTGACAAAATTGAAGCCATTGCTAAAATTCAATTAAGAGTATTTGAACTAATTGCCAAACACGGAGAGGCAATTTTACCACAGATCAATCAAGCAATGGGTTCAAAAGCTTTTTATGATTCATCAACTCAAGGCTCAGTGCAAACGTCTTCACCATATGGTGGCCGTCGTTATTAGGGGATGTCCCTGAATTAGGTTTAAAAGGTTTTAAATTAGGAGATAGATGTTTTGAGTTATATTTATATGCTCGGCATTTGCGGCACTGGAGTGGGTGCCTTAGCAGGTTTACTTAAACAATTAGGCCATGAAGTAGTTGGTAGCGATGAAAATGTTTATCCTCCCATGAGCGACAAACTAAGAGAATGGGGTATTCCCATTCTTAATGGTTATAACATTGAGCATCTTAGCCGTCGTCCTGATTTGGTTGTTGTTGGTAATGTGATTAGGGCCAGCAATCCTGAGGCGATTTTTATACGCGAGCAAGGCATTAAACAAATGTCAATGCCTGCAGCTATTGCTGAGTTTGGTATTGGTGACCGTCATAGCATCGTCGTAGCCGGAACGCATGGTAAAACCACGGTAACGGCATTAATAGCTCATCTTTTACTAGCCGCTGGGCGTGATCCGTCTTATTTAATTGGTGGGGCATTAATTGGTTACCCAGAATCTTTTCGCATAACTAATAGTAAATTTTTTGTTATCGAAGGTGATGAATACGATACAGCATATTTTGATAAAGGACCGAAATTTGTTCATTATCGACCACGTACTGCAATAATCACCAGCCTTGAATTTGACCATGCTGATATCTTTGAAAATATTGCTGCAGTCGAAAAAGCTTTTGGCCGTCTTGTGCAAACCGTACCTGAAGATGGCCATTTAATAGTTTGGCATGGCGCTACGCGTGCTCGCAAACAACTTGCATATGCTGGCAATAGGCATATTACGGTGTATGCTTTGCACCAACAAGATGGCGTAAATTTATATTTAAAAGAATATATTGATAGTCCAAATGGTCTTATTTTTACGCCAGTCTTTAATGGCGTTTCGCTTGGTTCTATGAATGCGCCATTGTGGGGTGAGGTTAGTGTGCAAAACGTTCTTGCGGCTATTGCCGCTACAATTGATGCTGGGCTTAATCGTGATGAGTTGGCGCATGGTTTTGCAACTTTTCGTGGGGTAAAGCGTCGCCTTGAGTTATTGGGTGAACCAAATGGTATAGCGGTAGTTGACGACTTTGGCCATCATCCAACTGCGGTTCGTATGACATTAAACGCTGCTAAGGTACGTTGGCCTAATCGTCGTTTATGGGCAGTATTTGAGCCGCGTTCAGCTACTGCTCGCAGAAATGTATTACAACACGAATATGTTGATGCTTTTCAAGATGCCGATATGGTGGTGATTGCTAGTCATGAGCGTATGAATGAAATTCCTTACGCACAACGTTTTAATCCTCAGTTATTAGTACAGCAAATACAGAAAAAAGGGATAAATGCGCGAGCTATCGCGCTAGTAGATGAAATTGCTAACACGATTTACAAAGAAGCAACTAGAGGCGATGTAATTATTTTGTTTTCAAATGGTTCTTTTGGGGGATTGCATATTAAAGTACTCAGTGATTTAGCGGCACGCCGGAATAAATAAATGACTACTAAAGACCAAATTTATAAAGATGCTGTTGTTATTGCAAAAGGCGCAGGCAATATTTTACGTGATGCATTTGGTAATACTCGCACCATTAAATATAAAGGTAGTATTGATTTAATAACCGATGCTGATCGTGCTTCTGAAAAATATATATTAACCGAAATACATAAGCGCTATAAAGAGCATGCAATTTTTGCTGAAGAGAGTGGTGATAATCAAAAAGATGGCCCTTGGCGCTGGGTAATTGACCCACTTGATGGCACAACTAATTTTGCCCATGGGGTACCATACTATGCTGTACTTATAACCGTACAAGAACGTATAGCCCCCAATAAATATGCAAGTAGCATTGCGATTACTTATGACCCATCACGCGATGAGTTGTTTGTTGCTAATAAGAACACAGGAGCAACACTAAATGGTAAACCTATATCGGTATCAGATGTAGGTAGACTCATTGAGTCATTACCTGCTACTGGTTTTGCTTATGACCGTATTGATAACCCTGATGATAATCATGCTGAATTTTGTCGTTTAAATTTACTAACTCAAGGTGTGCGTCGTTGTGGCTCTGCAGGATTAGATCTTGCTTATGTCGCATGTGGTCGTTTCGATGCTTTTTGGGAATATCGACTCAATCTTTGGGATATTGCAGGTGGCATTCTTTTAGTGTCTGAAGCTGGTGGTAAAATATCAACATTGCAAGGTAACCCACTTCAATCAGAGTCACTTGATATTGTAGTAAGCAATGGATATATTCATGAAGAGTTATTACAGGCCTTACGAAAATCTCGGCAGCTGCCGATTGGTTCTCGTGAAAATTTAACATAGCAAAAAGATAGTGATTTAAAGAAAAATTATTAAGGAAAGTAGTTATGCAATTACGCGATTTTAAAGCTCGTAAAGTTACTGATGATGTTATGTGGGTTGGGGCAATTGATTGGGACCGTCGGATATTTGACGAACTAATACC is a genomic window containing:
- a CDS encoding UDP-N-acetylmuramate dehydrogenase, producing the protein MSYIYMLGICGTGVGALAGLLKQLGHEVVGSDENVYPPMSDKLREWGIPILNGYNIEHLSRRPDLVVVGNVIRASNPEAIFIREQGIKQMSMPAAIAEFGIGDRHSIVVAGTHGKTTVTALIAHLLLAAGRDPSYLIGGALIGYPESFRITNSKFFVIEGDEYDTAYFDKGPKFVHYRPRTAIITSLEFDHADIFENIAAVEKAFGRLVQTVPEDGHLIVWHGATRARKQLAYAGNRHITVYALHQQDGVNLYLKEYIDSPNGLIFTPVFNGVSLGSMNAPLWGEVSVQNVLAAIAATIDAGLNRDELAHGFATFRGVKRRLELLGEPNGIAVVDDFGHHPTAVRMTLNAAKVRWPNRRLWAVFEPRSATARRNVLQHEYVDAFQDADMVVIASHERMNEIPYAQRFNPQLLVQQIQKKGINARAIALVDEIANTIYKEATRGDVIILFSNGSFGGLHIKVLSDLAARRNK
- a CDS encoding LD-carboxypeptidase, producing MAIIPLALTPGDVISVIAPSGCFDHDAFTSGIEILRQAGFQTRYNQDIFVSQQYLAGSDSRRINELKAALNEPDIKAIWVARGGYGATRIIPHISINQIVTSPRWLIGFSDTTALHSIWSQANIVSIHGANITTLKTWDEKARQELFQLLSCPKPIIYQGEVISGGPSFVRGRLLGGNLTVLAAMSGTGVYANLDDFILMIEDIGERPYRLDRSLTQLRYSGVLSKVRGVAVGQLTNCCDPGNDKNSALQAILSALTDMHLPILAGLPFGHEPSARAVLLGAQAELNTQNATLTVQP
- a CDS encoding inositol monophosphatase, whose translation is MTTKDQIYKDAVVIAKGAGNILRDAFGNTRTIKYKGSIDLITDADRASEKYILTEIHKRYKEHAIFAEESGDNQKDGPWRWVIDPLDGTTNFAHGVPYYAVLITVQERIAPNKYASSIAITYDPSRDELFVANKNTGATLNGKPISVSDVGRLIESLPATGFAYDRIDNPDDNHAEFCRLNLLTQGVRRCGSAGLDLAYVACGRFDAFWEYRLNLWDIAGGILLVSEAGGKISTLQGNPLQSESLDIVVSNGYIHEELLQALRKSRQLPIGSRENLT
- a CDS encoding serine hydrolase; the protein is MNVMQQPEPTVPDIDRSIQTGIYNKTFSAAACIASVGSTIFHRSVYGLVSQPPPVRRSDYNLLFDLGGLTQVLGAGLAALYLISKNRLDLDIPLDRTIPEFKHSRFSKITVSMLLEHCAGFPSSNDLSNYLRKLDNRRPPDKRIIGTSAALAELKRVVPQLKLSFTPGSMVTESAVNSMVLGWIIEAVTGKPLDIFLEREIFKPLGIADQIFFVRLYETHHPMLSAKRVFAAGEQCPWRNKLLQGEVSDATAWIAGGVAGHAGLFGTIDAVWTIIDALQQSYHGTGRFFLGGAVKRFWTRSKRLASATRALAWDTTTVNNPKAGKRFSQSSVGQVDPLTGAIWIDLASKISGVFLANGNHPRATDKIEAIAKIQLRVFELIAKHGEAILPQINQAMGSKAFYDSSTQGSVQTSSPYGGRRY